The sequence TTAGCAAGTACcataataatgaaattttcatcccttagacttaccaacataaagggtgtgcgtgagcatataatgcaaataCGAGATATTGcgactcaacttaagaaactcgaggttaatttgtcagaatctttcctggtgcactatattctgaacaccctttcaCATCAATACAGgccttttaagatttcatacaatacacataatgaCAAATGGTCAataaatgaattaatgaccatatgTGATCAAGAAgcgctagtgatggaattgggtgagagtgcattggtggtaaccacttatgggaagaacaaaactgataAAAAATAAGCCAATCAGAATGCTCATCAGTagagaaaaggtaaaataccaccctaagctgatatcaagaaagaagcaaagtgtttcttttgtaaaaagaaGGGACACATGAAAAAGGAATATACGGAATtttaacaatggcttgaaaagaaagataAACCAACCTCATTTATGTGTTGTGAATCTAATATtgttaatgttaatattaacacatggTAGATTAACTCTGGATCAATAATCTATATTGCAAACTATTTAcaaggtatgcaaaacctaagaaagctggtgggaagtgagcaaagcatcttatcagaaaataagatgggctcacatgtggaggtaATTGGAACATGTATTTTAACTCTAagaagtggttttgttttaaaattggaaatgaCCTTTTATATACCaactttctcacgaaacttaatttttgtttctagacTCGTATCagttggatattcctttaattttcaagatacatcatttcatttattatataaatctgattgtgttgggaaatgtattttgtctgatggtttttatcatattttcttacaaaatgatgatactcaaagttcaatgcatgttcacgttggcactaaaaggtgtaatattaatgagaacTCCTCTATGTTAtgacatcggagattaggacatatctccatagagagaattaagagattagttaatgataaggtacttagtattcttgattttactaattttaagacttgtgtagactgtattaagggaaagcaatcAATAAGTCTAAAAtgagtgctaataggagttcaaacATATTAGAAatcattcatactgatatatattATCCAGACATGGACACACATAATCAGAAATATTTCATCTCCTTTATATATGATTACTTatgatatatatgtatctatttacttcataacaaaaatgaagcattggatgctttaaggctgaagttgagaaccaatgtggtaagtaaatcaaaattgtgagatcagatagaggtggagaatattatggtagatatgttGAAAATGgataagcacctggtccttttgctaagtttcttcaagaacataggattgttgcccaatacactatgtctggttctccagaccagaatggtattACAGAAAGAAGAAACTGaatattattagacatggtgcagagtatgcttagcaactccaatctttctaagttcttgtggactgaaacaATAAAGAcggttgtgtatatattaaactgagTTCTAACCAAGACTGTCCTAAAGATACTATTTGAATTATAGAAAGGTTGAAAATTGAGTTTGTGACATATGCGCATTTGAGAATGTCCATTTGAGGTCGGGATATATAATCcataagagaagaaactggacccgaggactattagtgggtatttgattgcatatgccgaaaagtccaaaggttatagGTTCTATTATCTATCTCACATAACTAAGATTGTAAAATCAAGaaatgctaaatttcttgaggatgatatgattagtgggagcgattagttcaggaacatagtttctgcacatgatcatatagaatcttaaccttccacatcaaatgataaattgatTATAGTTCATAGTACTCCTTAAGTACAAACTAGTACTGAACAActcatcattgaaattccacaagttgctgatagtattctaatagatcaagtagTTCAGGAATTGCAACAAGCtcttgaacaactagttgaaccataaGTTCCTTAGGGAAATATTAGTACAACATTaaaaagatctactagaaataaaagatcagcaattcttagtgattacgttgtatatctataagaatttgactataatattaaagcaaaaaatgatcctgaaaccttTTCACAAGCTATGAGCTACAATGAATCAAATTTGTGGTAtaatgccatgaaagaagagaagaattccatgatgagcaatggagtctgggatcttgtagagttgcctaatgaagcaaaggctattggttgcaaatgggtctttaaaactaagaaatatTCGTTAAGCAACATTGATAGATACAAGGCAACTTGTTGCAAAggtatttactcaaaaagagagaATCAATTATATGGAGAcgttttctcctatatctaagaaagattctcttcatATCATTTTGGCATTGGTTGCTCATTTtgatcttgagttgcaacaaatagatgtgaaaatgacatttcttaatggagatctagagaaagaagtttatatgaaacaacataaaggtttctcctctagtgttagtgaacacttggtttataagcttaagaagtctatatacgATTTAAatcaagcctcccgccaatggtattttaaattctgtgaactgatttcttcattcggatttgttaaaAATCTAATGGATCAATGTGTATACTAGAAGGTCAATGGgagtaaaatatattttcttattttatatgtagatgatattttgcttgcaactaaTGATAAGGGTTTGCCGCATGAGGTGAaataattcctttctaaaaattttgacacgaagtatatgggtgaagcatcttatgtcattgacaTTAAGACTCATATAGAtatacctcgaggcattttaggtctatcacaagaaatctatattgataaacttttagaaagatttcgaatGAAGGATTGTTTACCAAGTGTTGcttccattgtgaaaggtgatagattcaatttgaaccaatgtccAAACAACAACCTTGAAAGAgaatcaatgaaaaatatctCATATACTTCTGctataggaagccttatgtatgcttagGTCTATActcgacctgatattgcatttgttGTGGGGATAATAGGTCGATATCAAAGTAATCTAGGTATGGACCACTAGAGAGTTGCTAAGAAACTGATGAGGTCTCTATAAGGAATCAAAGATTATATACTTATGTATAGATATACAAATAATCTATATGTGATTAGTTACTTAGATTCAAACTTCGCCGGttatgttgattctcgtaaatcaacatcatgatatatttttatgatagctggtggagctatttcttggagaagctctAAGCAAACCTtgattgctacttctaccataGAAGTTGAGTTTGTCTCATGTTTTGATACTATTCACATTGTGTATAGTTTAAGAGTTTCATTTGTGGGCTTAGAATCACATATTCTATTTCTAAGTCATTAATAATTttctgtgataattccgctactatctttatggctaaaaacaataaaagtggaagtcgaaataaacacatcgacattaaataTTTAgctataagagaacgtgtaaaataaaaaaaagtagtcattgagcatattagcactgaattgatgattgctgatcctttgattaAAGACATAcaacctctgaaattcaaggatcatgtagagaaaatgagacttggttcTACTTTGTAATAATAttaaaactcttatatattacaATATTTTCTCATgtatattattttgagaaaatatattattactggaccaagaataaatataaggtttattcattgagtaatattaccacattaaaattaaaaaaataaatttatcgtGATACATAGATGATAATATTTGCTCTTAGAGGATTTATcgttatgattcatgtatttatttcttaagaaagttggttgttcgataaagattaatttaaattattaagtatggaccaagtgggagaatgtaatcattattattaaatattttatttaataataatataaccattctcattaagttcatcattctttataattaatttcatcattcattgtgatttaaatattttgattttttattctaaataaattattattattaaatattttatttaatattattaatttcatCTCTCGAAGTCTAAAGGATTTCCTACACTATCTAAAATGAAAATTCTAAGTCGAGAAATATCAAAGTTGAATAAGAAACTGTTACTAAAATTTTTAGTAACAATGTTGAAGGTATGCTATTTTATTTTCGtattaattttcttatgtttctattataataatttagaaacatattttgatataaaaaatatgtaatattagcaCAGGCGACATCTAAAAGATACTTCACGTTTGTGCGTCAACGCAGAGTTTGATGCTCTGCTCATCGGAGCTCACCTTGATATCCAGCGAGCTTATCATCATTATACAACCGCGTCAATGGTGCATAGAAATCTACTCTGGACAAAATAAATCCTCTCTACTTTAACTGCATAAAGATCAATGTAGAACACAAGAACGCGATTACTTGGCCAAGGAGATCCAAGCAAGAAGCACGTGAGAAGAATCTGAGATGCAAAAGACAGACAGGTCTTTGATTCCCCTGTGACTTATTTTTGGGTTCTACCTAAGAACAAAAGAATCTTAAACACAGAGAAGTTAGCAAAGAAACCGACATCTTTATTCTCGAGCCTCTCTCTTGGTCTGCCATCGTCCTCCCTCCTCTCAAAGCGTATAGTGATGCTGCATCGTCTCAATGTCCAGCCCTTTGAGCTTCACTACTGACTCAACGTGTCCTTTTAGCGTGTGAAGCTCCCTAAGCCTGCAGCAGTTTGAGGCCAccatcagaagaagaagaagagggtatAATGCTTCCAAATACCTTGTTACCTGGCGACCTCGGCGCGTCTCTTAGCCTGCTCGGCGATCTCAGACAACTCCCTGTAGTTCTTCTCGTTGAAGAGACCTGAAGAGTCCGGTGGCTGGAGGCCGTGCAGGGTACGCTGCGCTAGCGCCCATTGCGCCTCCCTTTCCCCCTTCCCGTAATCCAACTTGGTCGTGAAAGCCGTCTGCTTTCGATCCGGTGCGGATGAGAAACGCAAGTTTGTTGGTTTTTCTTCCTCTTGACAGTAATCAATCCAAGAACGAGGAGAGCGAAGAAGACGATACCTTGCTCTCGTAGAGGTTGACCCAAGCCTTGCCACTCAGTGTGTACCGGATGATGAACTTGAGGAAGTCGAGCGGGAAGAAGGTGACGATGCTGAAGAGCCATATCACTCCAGCCCACCCCCACCCTATGCCATGGATTCTCGCGAATCCCCAGCTCGCGTACACAGAGATGAAAGTAGCCACCTGCACTTGCGACGATTGTCAGTGGCACTGCACACGCAAATCTATAAATGAGGAAGTTCTTGAGAGGATTCAGATGATTAAGAAGAGTAGGAAGCATTCACCAGCTGCGCAATAACGAAGGCAGCCACAAGAAACAGCCCAGGGCGCTCCACAAAGCACCAGCTTCTGGACCGCGTCACGAATATGAGCGCCTGGCTAACGACACTCACTTGGAGGTAGATCGCGGAGGTCAGTTCATCTTGATTGTCCCTGATCGGCCTTACTCCAAATGTTTTCTGCAACAAAAGGCCGGAGTTTACATGTACGAGGACCATATGATGATCATCTTCGTTTAGTTCAAGCAGAGTACTCACGGGGAAGAAGTCCGTTTGGTGAGCGATCCAGAAGAACAGCACAGTCATGAGCGCAAGGTAGGTGCCGAGGACGATCCCGGTGGCGAAGATCTCGCGGAGCTTCCACGAATCGGGCATCGGAGAGGGCTTGACTCGGTCCTTGGAGATGGTCATGATGGTCCCGTCATTGAGGATGGCGATTATGAGGACCATGAAAGGGGAAAAATTGAAACGCCAGATGAGCGCGAGGAGGAGGAAGCCTAACACGACTCGGATGGTGATGGAGACGGCGTAGATGGTGTAGTTCTTCATGCGCTGGAAGATTGCGCGGCTGGTGAGGACGGCGCTGACGATGACACTGAGTCCCGGCTCCGTCAGGACAATGTCCGAAGCGCCACGAGCAGCGTCGGTGGCGTCAGCGACGGCGATGCCGATGTCCGCCTTCTTCAGGGCCGGGGCGTCGTTCACGCCGTCGCCTGTCATGCCACAGATGTGGCTCCTCTCCTGCAGTCTCTTCACGATCTCGTACTTGTGCTCTGCATCGACAGCAGATGGTGAATCGAGTTCTCCTTGCATTCCATATCATGTTCTACTAAAAGACGAGGGATCATCCGACCTGGGAAGACACCAGCAAAACCATCGGCCTTCTCGATGAGCTCGTCGACAGGGATGCTACCGGTGAGATCATCGTTCTTGTTGCCGAGAAGAGTGGACGAGGGGTACATGTTGGTACCCATCCCGAGCCTCCGCCCGGTCTCCTTGGCTATAGCCAACTGATCACCGGTGATCATCTTCACGTTCACGCCTAGGTTGAGTGCTCGACGAATGGTCTCCGCACTGTCGTGTCTCGGTGGGTCGAACAGCGGTAGCAGCCCCATGAACTGCCATGGCCCTCCGgcgctttccttcctcttctcaggaATTTCCTGTCGGGCGACGGCCAGCGACCGCAGGCCACGGTCGGCGAACTTGTCGATGACGGCGTGAACCTTCTTCTTGGCATCCTCCCTCATGCTGCACAGCTCAACGATCTAAAGAAAAAGCGAATGAGGCAACGGGGGATGAACTCCGAAACCAGCAGAAGAGCGAGATCACGGAACAAATCTGTACCTGTTCCGGGGCTCCCTTGCTCGATCGATGCCAATTGCCAAAGGAGTCTACGTAGGTGATGGCCGTCCGCTTGTCGACAGGATTGAAGGGCAAGAAGTGCACCTCATCGATCCCTGCACGTGCCTGTTCCAGATAAAGTTCTAAGACGGCAAGAACAGAGCATCACCGCAAAGTAGGAATCTGAACCCAGTAATAATATTCATACTAGACGATCTGAGAATTTGAATCACGATTTGAGCGTGGAAATTGGTATCTTGTAATTGACTGTCAAATCATGTAAAACTTTTACAGGTTCAGCTATACGGCAACAATCATGAGATTACCTCCTTGGGATCAGCAAGCATTCCAACAATGGCGGCATCGATGGCGTCCTGGTTCTCGACCCTGGCGGCCCTTGCGGCATGGAGGATCACGGCTTCCCTATCCACATCTCTCTCGAATACCTGCACAAGTAGTAATTAGAACAACAAGATGCATTTTTTACGTGCTAGATTCGATATGCTCGAGGGTGAAAATTTTGCTTCAAAGAATTGACGGAGGAAATAGGTGTTCTTATCTTGAAGTATTTATCCTAGTCATCTTACCTCGATTAGAGTCCTGTCGACGGTAAGCTTGTTAAGGGTGAGGGTTCCGGTCTTGTCGCTGCAGAGCACGTCCATCCCTGCCATCTCCTCGATTGCAGTCATCCTCTTCGTGATGGCTCCCTGCTCTGACAGCCGATGCGATCCGATGGCCATGGTGACCGACAGCACGGTGGGCATCGCAATCGGTATCCCGCCGATGAGCAGCACCAGTAGGTTGTCGATCCCGTCCCTGTACTTCCGGCGCTGGATCGGGTACATCACCACGATCTCGATCGCCATGCCGACCGCGATCGAGCAGATGCAGAAGTTTCCGATCGCAGTTAGCACCTGGAACAGATCAGCGTCAACCGGAGCCGAGGATGTTGTGATGGTGAGTTGAAGAGGATGCGAGTCGTCGGACCTTTTGGAAGTGGCCGACGTTATTGGTGCTGTCGACGAGGTGCGCGGCCTTGCCGAAGAAGGTGTGCACGCCGGTGGCGATGACGACGGCCTCGATCTCGCCTTGCTTGCATGTGGAGCCCGAGAAGACCTCATCGCCAGGGTTTCTGGTCACCGGAAGCGACTCGCCGGTTAGGGCGGACTGGTCGATCTTGAGCGGGTCGCCGTCGAGTAGGCGTGCGTCCGCAGGGATGATGTCGCCGAGCTTAATGCTGATAATGTCTCCAGGGACGAGGATCGCCGCATCCTGCTCCGACCACCTCCCGTCTCTCAGCACCTTCAACCAGCAGCACCAGCAGCAATCATTAACGGAGAAAGAAGAAGGTTAACACAGGCGGGGAAAGATCGAGGAGCCGACCTTGGTCTTGGGTGCAAGGCCAGCCATGAGAGCGGCGGCGGCATTGCCGGCGTTGTTCTCCTCGATGAAGCTGATGGTCGAGTTGATGATGAGAAGGGAGATGATGCCGATGAAGTCTTGCCAATCCGGAGGCTTCCCCTGTTGCACTCACCAATTATCGTCCCCCACAGAGGTCTCCGACACAGAGAGAGAAGTAAAAGGAAGGGAAGTCGGGGTAAGCGTACCCCTCCATTAGCGAGGGCGATGGCCATGATGGCGGCGCTCTCCATGACCCACGAGAGCGGATTCCACATGAACCCCAAGAATTTGAGCACCTTGCTCTCCTATCATTCAAGCCAAGCGAACAAGAGGGAGAAGAAGGTGAAACCATTGATCTTTCCTGGCTTTCTCAAATAAGAGCACGAGGAAAGCGGAGGTGGTAGAAGCAGACCTTCTTCTCCTCGAGCTTGTTGAGCCCAAAGATCTTGATGCGGTTCTCCCCCTCGACGTTGGTGAGCCCATTCCTGTCGCATTTGAGCTGCTCAAAGACTTCCCCGACCGGAATGTGCTCCTAAACAACACGCACGTACATCACAAACAAGACCAGCGAtccaaagagagagagggagagaaagaaaggaaggaggCGACGCTCACAAGATCGACGGCGTCGTTCTTGATCTCCTCCAGTGAGATGGCGGACGACattgtggtggtggtggaagcGATGAAGTCTAAGCGCAAACAGATGCTGCTCTACTTCAGTGGGAGGTGGTGGGGAGTAGTACCACTCTACTTCAGTAGGAGAAACGGTGTGGAGTACTTGAACTGTGGGAGGGAGGAGCAGCCCGCATTTGTGTGGGAAGGAGGAGCCGATTCCAACGCGCGAGAAAGAGAAAAGCGTCGTGCTTTTTGGATCTCAAACAACGCGAGGGAAGACGAAGACGACGCACTGTGACTCGGTACCGGGCGGTTCCGAAGTAACAGCCGAGGTTGGAGATACATATCTATGAGATAAGAAGCTACTGGGTTTTATCTCAAACACCTCCCCCCATCATTTGGATTTGGGTTGGATTTCATCTCATCTTTTAAGATCATCGACTCTATAATATTCGTATCTAAGAAACCCACCAGCCGAGAATGGAATTAGATTCCAATCACTTAACTATATGGACTCTTTTagaaaaatcaagaaaagaaGATGTCGTAAAATGTATATTTTATTCTACTTTGAATCGCTAGCATAATCCCTTGATCTAATCCATTtaaatctatatatgtatatatacacacacgagtCTCATATTTGTATCCCCTAAAAATCATAGATTTGAAACAATTTCGAAAACGAAAAAGAAATTAGG comes from Musa acuminata AAA Group cultivar baxijiao chromosome BXJ3-3, Cavendish_Baxijiao_AAA, whole genome shotgun sequence and encodes:
- the LOC103978168 gene encoding plasma membrane ATPase 4-like; this translates as MSSAISLEEIKNDAVDLEHIPVGEVFEQLKCDRNGLTNVEGENRIKIFGLNKLEEKKESKVLKFLGFMWNPLSWVMESAAIMAIALANGGGKPPDWQDFIGIISLLIINSTISFIEENNAGNAAAALMAGLAPKTKVLRDGRWSEQDAAILVPGDIISIKLGDIIPADARLLDGDPLKIDQSALTGESLPVTRNPGDEVFSGSTCKQGEIEAVVIATGVHTFFGKAAHLVDSTNNVGHFQKVLTAIGNFCICSIAVGMAIEIVVMYPIQRRKYRDGIDNLLVLLIGGIPIAMPTVLSVTMAIGSHRLSEQGAITKRMTAIEEMAGMDVLCSDKTGTLTLNKLTVDRTLIEVFERDVDREAVILHAARAARVENQDAIDAAIVGMLADPKEARAGIDEVHFLPFNPVDKRTAITYVDSFGNWHRSSKGAPEQIVELCSMREDAKKKVHAVIDKFADRGLRSLAVARQEIPEKRKESAGGPWQFMGLLPLFDPPRHDSAETIRRALNLGVNVKMITGDQLAIAKETGRRLGMGTNMYPSSTLLGNKNDDLTGSIPVDELIEKADGFAGVFPEHKYEIVKRLQERSHICGMTGDGVNDAPALKKADIGIAVADATDAARGASDIVLTEPGLSVIVSAVLTSRAIFQRMKNYTIYAVSITIRVVLGFLLLALIWRFNFSPFMVLIIAILNDGTIMTISKDRVKPSPMPDSWKLREIFATGIVLGTYLALMTVLFFWIAHQTDFFPKTFGVRPIRDNQDELTSAIYLQVSVVSQALIFVTRSRSWCFVERPGLFLVAAFVIAQLVATFISVYASWGFARIHGIGWGWAGVIWLFSIVTFFPLDFLKFIIRYTLSGKAWVNLYESKTAFTTKLDYGKGEREAQWALAQRTLHGLQPPDSSGLFNEKNYRELSEIAEQAKRRAEVARLRELHTLKGHVESVVKLKGLDIETMQHHYTL